The following are from one region of the Acidobacteriota bacterium genome:
- the rimI gene encoding ribosomal protein S18-alanine N-acetyltransferase has product MSPFKFIYPQKPTELSEINRIARIAGLQAYSEDHLKSLTENPAYLVMFLQVPDVSRFPVGYLVAQITPPEAEIYDIAVLPVVQGRGLGTRMLKKLLAILQEEDVQHCFLEVRPSNRPALMFYTRHGFTRQNIRKDYYSFPREDAILLHLNLDENTRRELLS; this is encoded by the coding sequence ATGAGCCCTTTCAAGTTCATCTACCCGCAAAAGCCGACGGAACTGTCCGAGATCAACCGGATCGCCCGCATCGCCGGGCTCCAGGCCTACTCCGAGGACCACCTGAAGTCGCTCACCGAGAACCCCGCCTACCTGGTCATGTTCCTCCAGGTCCCCGACGTGTCCCGGTTCCCCGTCGGTTATCTCGTCGCCCAGATCACGCCGCCGGAGGCGGAGATCTACGACATCGCCGTTCTTCCCGTGGTGCAGGGGCGGGGCCTCGGGACGCGGATGCTCAAGAAGCTGCTGGCGATTCTCCAGGAAGAGGACGTGCAGCACTGCTTCCTCGAGGTGCGGCCTTCGAACCGGCCCGCGTTGATGTTCTACACCCGGCACGGGTTCACCCGGCAGAACATCCGCAAGGACTACTACTCCTTCCCCCGGGAGGACGCCATCCTTCTCCACCTGAATCTCGACGAAAACACCCGAAGGGAACTTTTGTCTTGA
- the tsaB gene encoding tRNA (adenosine(37)-N6)-threonylcarbamoyltransferase complex dimerization subunit type 1 TsaB yields MRKAERSPTVLLAIDTTSADQGLAVLSDGRVAGVQVIRPGASNTETLTENLGRLLSATGFGAPSLSRVAVVTGPGSFSGIRIGMAVAAGLADALDLPVAGFNSLELMAFHPLVPDGFLCPLVNAHRGNVYAATYNRAGPLCSEETAPAEMTPSDFDALLTRVESSGEPFNALGDTDTLPPEFAQIARRHRSRILRTCVPLCVLLAQAAARFPDRAAPGRTMPEAFYIRPPDIRRKPASPTKTG; encoded by the coding sequence ATGAGAAAGGCGGAGCGCAGCCCGACGGTGCTGTTGGCCATCGACACCACCTCGGCCGACCAGGGGCTGGCGGTTCTCTCCGACGGGAGGGTCGCGGGAGTTCAGGTCATCCGGCCGGGGGCCTCCAACACCGAGACGCTCACGGAGAACCTGGGCCGCCTCCTGTCCGCAACCGGGTTCGGGGCGCCGTCGCTGAGCCGGGTCGCCGTGGTGACCGGGCCCGGGTCCTTCTCCGGAATCCGGATCGGCATGGCCGTCGCGGCGGGCCTGGCGGACGCCCTCGACCTCCCCGTCGCCGGTTTCAACAGCCTGGAGCTGATGGCCTTCCACCCCCTGGTTCCCGACGGCTTCCTCTGCCCTCTCGTCAACGCCCACCGGGGCAACGTCTACGCCGCCACCTACAACCGGGCGGGGCCGCTGTGTTCGGAGGAGACGGCCCCCGCCGAGATGACGCCGTCGGACTTCGACGCCCTCCTGACCCGCGTGGAATCCTCGGGAGAGCCTTTCAACGCCCTCGGGGACACCGACACCCTCCCTCCCGAGTTCGCCCAGATCGCGCGACGGCACCGCTCGCGGATTCTCCGGACCTGTGTGCCCCTCTGCGTCCTCCTCGCGCAGGCCGCCGCCCGCTTTCCCGACCGCGCCGCCCCCGGCCGGACCATGCCGGAAGCGTTCTACATCCGCCCGCCGGACATCCGGCGGAAGCCGGCCTCTCCGACGAAAACAGGTTGA